The following are encoded in a window of Peromyscus eremicus chromosome 12, PerEre_H2_v1, whole genome shotgun sequence genomic DNA:
- the LOC131922607 gene encoding olfactory receptor 5AC1-like: MEGNRTLLTEFVLRGITDRPELQVPLFLVFFFIYVTTMVGNLGLIFLIWKDPHLHTPMYLFLGNLAFADACTSSSVTPKILMKFLNKNDMISLGECFSQFYFFCSSATAECFLLVAMAYDRYAAICNPLLYLVVMSNRLCVQFISVSYLIGLLHALLNVGLLFRLTFCSSNIIDHFYCEILALYTISCTDPSINALVAFIFAIFIQVSTFMSIIASYIHVLFAILKKRSEKGRSKAFSTCSAHLASVSLFYGTLFVIYVLSGSNTDNYQGKMYSLFYTVIIPLLNPFIYSLRNKEVLDALRKLTKC; this comes from the coding sequence ATGGAAGGAAACAGGACCCTGCTGACTGAGTTTGTTCTCAGAGGAATAACAGATCGTCCAGAGCTGCAAGTCCCCCTCTTCCTGGTGTTCTTCTTCATCTATGTCACCACCATGGTGGGCAACCTTGGCTTAATCTTTCTCATCTGGAAGGATCCCCATCTTCACACTCCCATGTACCTTTTCCTTGGAAATTTAGCCTTTGCTGATGCCTGTACTTCATCTTCTGTGACTCCAAAGATActtatgaaatttttaaataagaatgacATGATATCCCTGGGTGAGTGTTTCtcccaattttatttcttttgttcaagTGCAACTGCGGAATGTTTTCTCCTGGTAGcaatggcctatgaccgctatgcaGCCATATGCAACCCTCTGCTCTATCTAGTGGTGATGTCCAACAGACTCTGTGTTCAGTTCATAAGTGTGTCATATCTAATTGGACTTCTACATGCCTTGCTTAATGTAGGATTGTTATTTAGGTTAACGTTTTGTAGTTCCAATATAATAGATCATTTCTACTGTGAGATTTTGGCACTCTATACAATTTCTTGCACTGACCCATCCATTAATGCATTGGTTGCTTTCATTTTTGCCATTTTTATACAAGTGAGTACTTTTATGAGCATTATAGCTTCTTATATCCACGTGCTCTTTGCCATCCTGAAAAAAAGGTCCGAGAAAGGCAGGAGCAAAGCCTTCTCCACCTGCAGTGCCCATCTGGCATCTGTCTCTTTGTTCTATGGCACCCTCTTTGTCATATATGTGCTCTCTGGATCTAACACAGACAATTATCAGGGTAAAATGTACTCATTGTTCTACACTGTTATCATTCCTCTGCTAAACCCCTTTATATACAGCCTAAGAAATAAAGAAGTTTTAGATGCCTTGAGAAAACTCACAAAATGTTAA